The genomic DNA ggccacattttggcttggacatttgtgtctttaatagtcaatcaaaaaataagttgctttaaaacaaaacaatattttcaaaagaaaaatcacttcaatcaaaaattaaaaaatttcaatcatagaaaaaaagtttttgaatgcgaaaaaatatttgagactcaggaatttgcatttgaacacttaatttttcattgaaattgttttctttgattgagaatatttgagactcaggaatttgcatttgaacacttaatttttcattgaaatcgttttctttgattgaagcaatcctttttgtgtttgggccacattatgGGTATTATGGCTAGAAAaacttgcttcaattaaaaaaaaaaactattttcaatcaaagaaaaaaatcatttgcaaaagtaaaattttaattgaagtgtcacttttttggagagcaaaaagttttgaactcattttttatttgaagtactGAAAGTTTTTaacgcacttttttttaataaaaaaagagTTGATTAAATCATTATGACACAAAGATCCAACTTCgtcgctacttccgacatgtttgaatGACAGGTGACTACGCAAATGGCATAAAAGCGTGATGAAGCAAGGATAATGGCCACCAGTGCTCCAGCCAGCCATTGGACTCCAATATTGCCATTGGAGTccaatattttgttgttttggtcaaatattttcaaatctCATTGACAAACACTCTAAATCACACAAGTGAAATTAGGAATGAAATAATTTGCTGTATTTACTGTGTTGGACTGACAACGCAAAAGCTCCCAGTACAGCGGttcctctacttatgaaattaattggttctggaagtagtttcttaacttgaaaattctgtaagtagagacgtggttttcatgtaaatgccctaatctgttccaagacCCTCAAAATTCAGACACAaagcttttataatgcataaaaatgcatcaaaacataaaataaatacatgttacaattagattattgcacaataaacatgaaatctgagttgtgcataatgtaaaaaaccaaAGTAAAGAATCAAAAGGTAATACACTCATGTCGAAACACAAGGGGTGAATGAAGAGGGTGCtgagatacacacatacacacacagtacaggttccctcttagccaattggatgccaggaatgctaggcaatagccaatggcagagcataaGTATGTCACGTTCAgtcaactctgggagctgcgagtaccagccatcctgtatttttccctttcttatcctgaaatttctttcttaacaagaggcaatattttcccattgaggcgtgtcttaacttgAAAATAGACATTCTTTAGTAGAGATATCACTGTATACGTACACAACACCACCTGCTGGCCCGGTGTATAATTGCAGGCATCTataatttaactcattcactgcctttgacagcgatagacgtcaaatTAAGTCTCACACAgaaccataagcggagtttggggggggggggggggcatccctggtggccgaaaagtgtcattacatgtaagcggagtttcaatttgcccgacaaaagatgctaattgtacaacagagctaccaccagtgttctgccaaattttgcacccttataatattttgctcccaaagcttttgtagcggtgaataagccctcttttaccTTCAGTTGAACTCTCAAAGTTATTCACAGGTGCTAAATCGTAAACATACATGTTCAACacaaatatggcgtaaattaatgtttaacgacacggcgaagacgtaaacagtgagagagcggcgtgcagttgttgtgtgcagctaacatggcaggatgtgtctgagaagatcttttctacatgtccatccatgatcaaacgtaagtaaatattcctttatttaaagaaaatttgttgtgtttactttgtaaccgctgtattcacggccatttttaacacaaagttggaatttctgatggggtgcaaaatttgacagaacacctgttaatttgacagaacacccgacaggcgtaccatattcaatggatgacgatcttggcgaaaagtatagcggtcctaagcagcctgatttagaattcaattcaattttatttgtatagccctaaatcacaacaatgttgtctcaaagggctttgcagaggcaatatgatacacaatcagaaacagcaaatgaagcaacaaagatgaataaataaagttcaagtcctgggcatcccccatccttagaccctccatgtcggcaaggaaaaactccaaaaactccagagcctttgggagaaaatgagataccttggggagtaccacagtcaggagagatccactcccaggacggatagacaggaagcaccaggactgctaatgggaattagcaggcgaagttacagtccgtaaagatgcagtggattaaaggaacaagaagaggtccatctagccagatgagacgggggtagcaacgaggacgtccatccaaccaggggtccggacagtcaggaggctgcagccgaaaaatagcccctccccagaggggagaggtgaaaggggacaccaggtgactagtgatgaagagactagacaactagatattaacattggaaaacagaaataaagtaagacaagtggtaggtagagtgagaaaaaaaggagatggaactcagtggctgtacttcccccagcattatagcttctagtgcagcttagactaaactgtgagactactccgacttcaactagcctgaccatatgctttgtcgaataggaacgtttttaatctaatcttaaatgtgcagactgtctcggcttctttaatattagctggaagctgattccataaaacaggggcttggtggctaaagcctctagctccgacagtccttttagaaaccctgggaactaccagtagacctgcattctgagagcggagtgttctgttggggcggtatggaaccagagcatcggtgagataagatggccccaacccattaatggtcttaaattcccctcaaaaatgatgggaaacaaaaaaaacgattattttcaacttattattataaatatttttggaagttaattttattgctgacactgcgtttcggggtcatcaagatgttgtgccccccccccccccccccccccccccgccccacaagtcaaactccgcctatgcagaAACCTTAAAGTACACTGAAAATGCCAGGAAATATGAGATAACATGATTGAATGCTGCAAAGAAGGATCGTATAGGCGATGAATCATTATcgatcagttaaaaaaaaaagtcttttatgTAACGGTTCCATAACATTAAAGGCATAAAGCATTCTGTGCCCATTGGGGTCTCGGTAACATGTATAATATTTTAAACAGTCAACATTTCGGAAAATGTTAGTAAAAATAAGTATAAAGTTGAAGGAACTAATCTCTAATGGGAatcatgggggggggggaaatcttCTGTGGACTACACTCTTTACATTAGGTGGCGGTATTTCACCCTTATTGTTACAAGCCACCCTCCAATAAACAAAACGAAGAAGCGCCTCCACCGCCTCCTCCCATCAACCAAAAACTCGCCTTAAATCCTCTTAAAAACTCCCCACGCCGTCCACTAGCATGCAGAACATGTTGACTCTCCTCTCCAACGCGCTGTGTCGGATCACCGGCAGGTCTGCGGTGAGTGTTCCGGCTAAGGTGCTCTTTAATGGGACGCTTTTTCGGCTCTGGACGAGCTAAACATGCTAACCGGGCAGGCTTCTGACCTTGCCTTGCTTGAACTCAGTTTATTCATTTTTCCCCTTAATTTCATCAATTACTGACTTTATTAGACATGATTTAAACAGTGATGCGAGATAAGGTCGCTGTTTTATGTTTGTGGTAGTTTTTGTAGTTAAGATTAAATatgcttttttaaatcattgaatGGTGTAAATAAAGTTTGAATGATGTACCAGAAGCAAGAACGTCATGCACTGTCTAGTCATAGACTAGTGAGACAATGGTGCTTTCTTGTTGACTAACTGCATGTTCCACAATCCTCTTTCTCACAATGCCTGCATTATTTCATGAATATAGTATATTTTTAAGAAAGTAAAGTTGTGCCCTCTAAAATCCTTGTCAGCTCTATCGCTCACAAATCCAAATTTATGTCTCGCTTTTTGCCATGCTTTCACCTTCAACGGAACTCCAGGGAGCACAAACGGTGTCGGAGGTAAGCAGCTCAAATTTCACCTTCTCATTTGTCACTAATATTTCAGCACCCTTATCACCTTTTGGAGCATTTTAATACTAGCCATTCTTAATAATTTCActgaaatatcagtctttgctgCACTGGAAAAACTCTCAATCCATTCCTAATTGTTAGAAAGATAGAGTTGAAAGAAATGTCTTAGGTTTTGCAACTTCCTGTTAACCTAATGGAATTTTTTGACCGTTCCTCAGGAATTTCTGTCATTCCAACAAGCGGTCTTGTTTAAATAACGTCATATCGGTGTAAACACGTTGTCACTATTCAAATGTTTAATTATACGCACAGCAGACCTGCCTCAGTTTCCATTTTCGGAAACGCCGTCCTAAGCGCCCCCCTGAttagatggctcctttgctcccCAGTTGCTGATTGACCTGTCAGAGTACGTCAGTCTAACCTCGCCAGCGGCCCCTGACTTGGCTCGGACGCAGCGACTGCCCCCCAAACCTCCGCCAATAGTCGGCGATAAAGCCGGCACAGCGCCTTTAGCTAGCACATCGCTAGACGCGCCAGTAAGCAGCAGTGGCGACGTCGGCCTCCAGGTCTGCTTGCCTGTCACTAACTTTTTctggttcaaacaaaaactctcCTAATCAGGCATCCCTTGCTTTTCATACACACTTCACTGAAGGGTCTCGTTGCCTTGACGTTAACCAGATTTTGGGGTTTTATGCGCGGGGACGTTTCTGCATGGTCCGTCTCTTAGCGTGACTGGTAACGCCTGTGTTGATTTGGTTGTCTGAGCTCACCAATTGACCTTTTGACTTTGTTTACTCGGCTTAGTGTGCTAATTTGTGCACACGTGTCTTCTCAGGCTGCCCGTGTCACCGCTTCCCGATCTTTTGCAGACTTCACACCTCAGGTGACCTTGGACATCAAGGTGAGCTTGAAAACTTCTTGATCATGAATCCACAAAACCGATGAATTGACTGTAATTTCAACAAGGTTCAGCGCAATATATAAAACTACCAGTATGCCCCGGCATTgctctggtttttggaacgtgaaTGCAATAAAGCTGAATCGCAGATAAAACATACTTTCCTCAGAGATGCAGCTGTAATGTAGTGATATTAAAAGAACACATTGAAAGGATTAATGTGCAATGGTTTTCCATCACTGTGTACAGTATTAGTATTGTTGCAAGCGAGGTGGAGAAGAATGAGACAAATTTTATGTCTCACACTTGCTGCTCTTGTGCCCAATACACTGCACAACCCCAAGACACGGCACAtttattgaacagaaaacaccagcgcataacaacggcaaccaccactctcagtcatggttgccacaactacccaAGAACCACTGCAGGCGTAACACATAATACCTAACAGTCATTACTGTATGAATATCAAGCAGAAATGAATCACGTAgtaacattctgaaaaaatttacataattattatttttaaatccaGCATCGTCTTGTGGAGTACTCGGCGGTGTTGCCTTCACAATCAGGGATTTTCTATGCTCATATTTTGAGTTAGATTTAATTTTCCAcattaaacataaaatacaactgtgtaaaatttcgtcaaaaCCCGCCCAGCCGTTTTTGGAATCCATAGGGAACGAacagacccccccacccccaagttccatttatatagaagtagggctgcagctatcgattatttttgtagtagattgatcgatgaactagttagttcgaatcatcgagtaatcgaatgAGGCACATTAAAAATTAAAGTACCTGAGCTAACCCTCACAtagtatgaaaaataaatgggtacaacaaaagaataattgtctaacttgcatagcaaaagtctgctagcttaaatgctataaaatgcgaacttttttttcaacaatgctcttgacaaacggttcaaacacatattcccacaaaaacagctaaaaaaaaacgataaacaaaattacaaatgcattaaaaaacacattagctcaaacaaaagctcatgttggtcttaacaaggagctgctgaattcagccatgtgaaatgagttgtgtcatattcacttttgccactagagggcagtgtatccacccaaatccataaaacgcaaacactttcaaaacagttacaacaccactttaatcaaacgaatacttgaagtagcaaaatttaattcaaagcttttttctaatcgaattactcgagttaatcaattaatcgttacaGCACTATATAGAAGTATAGATATAGATTTGATCAAGCTTAAATTGGCAACGTCACAGCTGATCAAAGTGAATGAATAAAACAAGGTAGCGTTATGCGAGCCTGTAAAAATCTGTATGTTAGCTTTGTACTTAAAGGTGCAAAGTTCAAAAgggatataaattaaaaagtggTTTATCATCTGAGAAGTCCCGTAACTATTTTCTGGTGAATTTAAAACCTTTTTCTTTTCCCCCCGCCGATAGAAATGCGATTTGCACCGATTGGAGGCGGGGCCTCCCGTGCAAGCAGAGCTAACGCGTGAGCAGGGCCTCCAGTATTATCGCACCATGCAAACAGTAAGGCGCATGGAGTTGAAAGCCGATCAGCTGTACAAGCAGAAGATCATCAGAGGTTTTTGTCACCTTTATGACGGAcaggtattttttatttaaattttaacatttttacttGAATAACGACAAAAGCACATACACTGTGAATACTGTACAGTCATTCAAGGGCCAGTTCAAAAGATGAAATTGTTTTCTTGTCATACAGGAAGCATGCGCTGCTGGAATCGAGGCCGCCATCAACTCTAGCGATCACCTGATCACTGCGTACCGCGCGCACGCCTACACGTACACCCGCGGTGTGGCTGTCAGGGAGATTCTGTGCGAGCTGACGGGTAAGACCGCTTTGAAAAGAAGGCGACCGGTTCGACGCCACGCCTCAGCCGTGTCGCTGCGCAGGTCGGAGGGGCGGCGTTTCCAAAGGAAAGGGAGGCTCCATGCACATGTACGCACCGCATTTTTACGGAGGGAACGGGATTGTTGGAGCACAGGTGAGCGTGGCGACACAGAACAATTCAGCACCCAGTTCGATTATTTCAGTTCATTCGACTGTGTTGTGTTCAGGTTCCACTAGGTGCAGGAATCGCTCTGGCGTGTCAATACCAAGGCAACAATCAGTTATGCGTGACGCTGTACGGTGACGGTGCTGCCAATCAGGTAAGGAAACGAGACCTAAACGCACCTCAATCAAACAATTACTTCCAGCtcgtttcagttgaaatggattagacgtctatttcCGTCAATAGGTGTTTACACATACTCATTTGCCCCGAACAGGGGCAGCTGTTCGAGGCATTCAACATGGCCGCTCTCTGGAAGCTTCCGTGCATTTTCATCTGCGAGAACAACCAGTACGGCATGGGGACGTCGGCGGAGAGGGCGTCTGCTTGCACCGACTACTACAAAAGAGGAGACTACATACCGGGAATTAGAGTGAGATACACGTGATGTCCTCGTGATTTTATTTGTGGGTCCGAGGTCGCGGCTCCAGCAAGACCGTGTGCTGGGGCCGCCCCATGAGGGACCCAGATTATATCAAGGCGCCTTCCATGCGTCCTGGCAGTTGCAGGTGTGAGCATGTACCCAGCTGTCTGATGCTCATGTATGATACTGCACACAAAACGCGTACGTCACATGACAAACAGCCATTTTCCTTTACGACTTCAGCTCAGTTTTTCCTCACGCAGGTAGATGGGATGGATGTCCTGTGTGTGAGAGAAGCGGTCAAGTTTGCAGCGGACCTATGTCGAGCCGGAAAGGTGAGCTGGCCAAATTTTTCTGTGCTCTGAATGGTTGGGTCGAGTAAAACTTGGCTTTTCAGGGTCCAATTGTGATGGAGCTCAAGACATATCGCTACCACGGACACAGCATGAGTGACCCTGGTGTCAGGTGAGACTTTTTTAAAGTTCTGTCAAAAATGGcgtcatttttcaaaaacaacCCACGTTCAACTGCTGGTTTTTAAGAATGGAAAAAGGTAGAATCCCAATTATTTCCTTTAATGAAAGCGATGAGTCCATTCTTTCAGTCTCACTGGCAGCCAATTCGTAAATTGACAATGTTACATTTTCCAAGTGCGGAATCTATCATTGACGATTCCCTTTGATGACACTCCCTGTAGTTACCGTACTCGGGAGGAGATCCAGGAAGTACGCAGCAAGAACGACCCCATTGCACTGTTGAAGGAACAAATGCTGAGCAACAATATGGCGTCCGTTGAGGAGCTCAAGGTACGAGCGAGTACACTGTGGTATATTTTTAGCATTATACTATACAACTGTAATTCCCTAAACCAGGGGGCGGCAACCTTTAATAGTCAAAGAGCCATTTTGACCCAGTTTCCACAGAAACTTACTTACTGTACATatagacatttttaaatgattgcaACAGCtcaattttatatatacatgtaaATGTATTCTGTGCATATTTGACTACTTTTAGGAGGCTTTGCGCCTGTGAATGAGTGCACCTTCTGGGTTGTAACCTagactttacatagttggtgaattcatgGTGAGTGAACTATGTAAGTACGTGATTCCTATTCGAAAGTGTACCCACAAGTCGTTGCTCCTGTGAATAATGCAAAGACACCTTCCGAGTGGCAACCGtaactttacatagttggtgaattcataCGTGACTGTTGTGTTAACACACGAAACAGTGTTCCTGTCCTGAAAGGAAGTTCTTACTTAAATCTTGCAAGTGCcagaataaatttgaaacaaataataatttaCTCAATATAATATTGAGCCACATCAGACGGTTTAAATAGCTGCATGTGGCTCCAGAGACATGGGTTGCAGACCCCTGCCTTAAACAAACTTACCTTTGAGATGGGAACATGACCAGTCGAATATAAATGATGCAGTTGTAAATATTGTAGAGATTCCACAAGATGGCGCCAGAGTAATGTTATTGCTTTGTGATTATGTTTgccgccccccaaaaaatctaaTTTTGCAAATTCTCATCTACGAAGAAGTTTCACTCTAAATACAAAGCCAAGCAGATTTCTATGGTTTTTGATTTTTCGaaggaaattggaaaaaaaaataacaattttgaATGGCACATTTAAGTGGTCGTTATTTACCAACATTCTGAAGTGTTCGTGACTGAACCTGCTCCTCAACAATCATATGCTTCTGGTCAGGAAATGGACGTCGCCATTCGCAAGGAGGTGGATGAGGCAGCGCAGTTTGCAACAGCGGACCCCGAACCGCCGTTGGACGATTTGTGCAGCCACATCTTCAAAAATGAGCCCCCGCTTGAGATCCGTGGGACCAATCCCTGGTCAAAGCTGAAGTCTGTAAGCTAGAACTACAACTGGCACCGCAAAGAGATTCTGACCAGAACTCTACACGGGGCCGGGACTTGGATCTGTTTgccacattttttaatagctctatttattaatataatttaatataTGATCTTGTActctacttgaactgtgccaggGCTCCAGCAGAAAGTTTTTACAAACAAATTATTTAATGTTTGCTGTGACATTTGTGGTATTACTGAATACATTAAGGACTGAACAATCTTTAGGAAACTAAAGAATTTTTTACTCCAGTTGTAAGCAATATTGTCATTTTTATCCATGCAAAACAGAACTTTCCAATGTTTACCAGCTTCCAAACATTACATTTTCAAAGCAGCACTTTATCTTTGTCGTCAACGCACATATGTTaaagtaaaagttttttttttttttgggggggggggggggtaaacatGAGATCAAATAAAGATGAAAAATGTGAACgtttgacatgtttttgggCGTTTCCTCCTTGCTAACAGCGGAGCTGCTGCAAGCCTTCATTTACATGGAAAGTTGTTcaagcattttttaaatgtgtttgatATCCAGCTTAAGATAGGTAAGAAGAGGTAGTGGTTTAGTATGATTTCCTATAATTTAACTGAAAGTCAAACTTTCTCAACTAAAATAAtgtgcaaaatatttttttaaaaaatcacttcaaattGAGATGCTTTCAAAGCTGCGTGTGCGGTCACGTGATAGCTTGGCCCTTTTTCATTGGACGAACGGGGTCAAACGTCGCTAATAGCACATGACATATGTCGCTGTAGAAAAATACGTCACGAAAGAACcgtaaagtcaaaataaaaagtgaattGTGACaaccattacaaaaaaaaaaaaaaaaaatttttttaaaaacaaaggttaAAATAAATTAGGGAGGAAGCAGGCAAGTAAAATTGTAACCAATAAaagtacattttattgtaaaggaGGAAAGTAGCGAGTTACTCCCCAGTTCTtaaagttttttgtgaattgacaggaaaaaaaacccgAGTGATTAATGACGTTTGATTAACGATTAGGAGTTCGACTGCCTGATTTCCGCCATGGTGACGATGCAGGACAGGTAAGCCGacaccggccgccatattgggaagtacaggaagtgaacgcgAGAGAGGGAGAGAAAGAGGAAGAGACAGGAGTGGGGGCGACAGATAGACTTCACTAGTTGTACGAGTGTTACATGTGTGTCTGTCTTCTCGGAAAAGGGAACAAAAAAGGGCGTCCTTTGCCTTTTCTCATGTTCGTCCGTCCGGAGGAAGGGGCGGACTCGGCGCCACTACACCGCCGCGCGTAGGTCGCGTTCGCTCGGCTGCAGAGCTCCGTGGCGGGTCGGCGCCAACCGGCGAAGTGACGCGGAACTAGCTTCTCATTATTGCTGAGAGGCGAAGGAGGTCGAAGAGAAAATAAGGAAGGGAAGGGGGACAGGAGATCCAGGGCGAGAAAAAGCAGGACAAGTCGAGGCAAGAGGAAGGACAAGATGCCGCTGGCTCAGCTGGCGGATCCCTGGCAGAAGATGCCGCTGGGGGGGACGACGGGGGAGGTGAGTGCGCTAATAAGTGCGCTGAGCTTTAAATCAAAGTTGAGCAACACCAAAAGTATGCGTCTTTGGCAAAAACAGTCACACTTTGTTGGAGTCTACGTACGAAAAATGACTGATTTCTTGACTAACTTTGTTCTAAAAGTTGGAAAGAAAAATATACGGTTGGGCGAGTTAACTCATGAATTAACGCAGTTAATTAGTAATTGTGTCATTGTGAGTTAATTAACATGAcagtacatttaaaataaaagtatgcTAAATACCGGTactactatcaaatttatttctataCAAATTTTGTTTAATCGAAATTAGTCTGGCATAAAAATAATCTCTAGTGTATTTCTCAACTGATTATTTTATCAATATGTGACTGCCATTGACTtggctagacgtctaatccagttgaagcttggacgtctactagtga from Corythoichthys intestinalis isolate RoL2023-P3 chromosome 20, ASM3026506v1, whole genome shotgun sequence includes the following:
- the LOC130908464 gene encoding pyruvate dehydrogenase E1 component subunit alpha, mitochondrial-like isoform X2, giving the protein MQNMLTLLSNALCRITGRSAGAQTVSEAARVTASRSFADFTPQVTLDIKKCDLHRLEAGPPVQAELTREQGLQYYRTMQTVRRMELKADQLYKQKIIRGFCHLYDGQEACAAGIEAAINSSDHLITAYRAHAYTYTRGVAVREILCELTGRRGGVSKGKGGSMHMYAPHFYGGNGIVGAQVPLGAGIALACQYQGNNQLCVTLYGDGAANQGQLFEAFNMAALWKLPCIFICENNQYGMGTSAERASACTDYYKRGDYIPGIRVDGMDVLCVREAVKFAADLCRAGKGPIVMELKTYRYHGHSMSDPGVSYRTREEIQEVRSKNDPIALLKEQMLSNNMASVEELKEMDVAIRKEVDEAAQFATADPEPPLDDLCSHIFKNEPPLEIRGTNPWSKLKSVS
- the LOC130908464 gene encoding pyruvate dehydrogenase E1 component subunit alpha, mitochondrial-like isoform X1, encoding MQNMLTLLSNALCRITGRSAGAQTVSELLIDLSEYVSLTSPAAPDLARTQRLPPKPPPIVGDKAGTAPLASTSLDAPVSSSGDVGLQAARVTASRSFADFTPQVTLDIKKCDLHRLEAGPPVQAELTREQGLQYYRTMQTVRRMELKADQLYKQKIIRGFCHLYDGQEACAAGIEAAINSSDHLITAYRAHAYTYTRGVAVREILCELTGRRGGVSKGKGGSMHMYAPHFYGGNGIVGAQVPLGAGIALACQYQGNNQLCVTLYGDGAANQGQLFEAFNMAALWKLPCIFICENNQYGMGTSAERASACTDYYKRGDYIPGIRVDGMDVLCVREAVKFAADLCRAGKGPIVMELKTYRYHGHSMSDPGVSYRTREEIQEVRSKNDPIALLKEQMLSNNMASVEELKEMDVAIRKEVDEAAQFATADPEPPLDDLCSHIFKNEPPLEIRGTNPWSKLKSVS
- the LOC130908464 gene encoding pyruvate dehydrogenase E1 component subunit alpha, mitochondrial-like isoform X3 is translated as MQNMLTLLSNALCRITGRSAAARVTASRSFADFTPQVTLDIKKCDLHRLEAGPPVQAELTREQGLQYYRTMQTVRRMELKADQLYKQKIIRGFCHLYDGQEACAAGIEAAINSSDHLITAYRAHAYTYTRGVAVREILCELTGRRGGVSKGKGGSMHMYAPHFYGGNGIVGAQVPLGAGIALACQYQGNNQLCVTLYGDGAANQGQLFEAFNMAALWKLPCIFICENNQYGMGTSAERASACTDYYKRGDYIPGIRVDGMDVLCVREAVKFAADLCRAGKGPIVMELKTYRYHGHSMSDPGVSYRTREEIQEVRSKNDPIALLKEQMLSNNMASVEELKEMDVAIRKEVDEAAQFATADPEPPLDDLCSHIFKNEPPLEIRGTNPWSKLKSVS